Proteins co-encoded in one Cupriavidus nantongensis genomic window:
- the waaF gene encoding lipopolysaccharide heptosyltransferase II, with amino-acid sequence MKKALVIAPNWIGDALMAQPLFALLKARHPRLVIDALAPKWVAPVLARMPEIGRVFPSDLAHGKLQLSARLMFAQQLKNEGYDLAYVLPNSLKSALIPWLAGIPLRIGYRGEARFGMLNVRHANPPRDHRPPMVEHYARLALKPGARLPENLSEPRLRVDAARVAATAERFGLAPHTRVIAFCPGAEFGPAKRWPAAHFARLAQMLRRSYPYAQMITLGSAKDAEIAAEIVSEAPFVRNLCGQTSLDDAVDLLALSEAAVCNDSGLMHVTAALGRPQVAVYGSSDPRHTPPLSQAASIMWLQLECSPCFKRECPLGHLRCLKEIEPEMVFVELRKLLHRP; translated from the coding sequence ATGAAGAAAGCCCTCGTCATCGCCCCCAACTGGATCGGCGACGCCCTGATGGCGCAGCCGCTGTTCGCGCTGCTCAAGGCGCGCCATCCGCGCCTGGTCATCGACGCCCTCGCGCCCAAGTGGGTCGCGCCGGTGCTCGCGCGCATGCCGGAAATCGGCCGCGTGTTCCCGTCGGACCTTGCGCACGGCAAGCTGCAGCTGTCGGCGCGGCTGATGTTCGCGCAGCAGCTGAAGAACGAAGGCTATGACCTCGCCTACGTGCTGCCGAACTCGCTCAAGTCGGCACTGATCCCGTGGCTGGCCGGCATTCCGCTGCGCATCGGCTACCGCGGCGAAGCGCGCTTCGGCATGCTCAACGTGCGCCACGCCAATCCGCCGCGCGACCACCGCCCGCCGATGGTGGAGCACTACGCGCGCCTGGCGCTCAAGCCCGGCGCGCGCCTGCCCGAGAACCTGTCCGAGCCGCGCCTGCGCGTGGACGCGGCGCGCGTGGCCGCCACCGCCGAGCGCTTTGGCCTGGCGCCGCACACGCGCGTGATCGCGTTCTGCCCGGGCGCCGAGTTCGGCCCGGCCAAGCGCTGGCCCGCGGCGCATTTCGCCAGACTGGCGCAGATGCTGCGGCGCTCGTATCCGTACGCGCAGATGATCACGCTGGGCTCGGCCAAGGATGCCGAGATCGCCGCCGAGATCGTCAGCGAGGCGCCGTTCGTGCGCAACCTGTGCGGCCAGACCTCGCTCGACGACGCGGTCGACCTGCTGGCGCTGTCCGAAGCCGCGGTCTGCAACGATTCGGGCCTGATGCACGTGACCGCGGCACTGGGCCGGCCCCAGGTGGCGGTGTACGGCTCGAGCGATCCCCGCCACACGCCGCCGCTGTCACAGGCAGCGAGTATCATGTGGCTGCAGCTGGAGTGCAGTCCGTGCTTCAAGCGCGAGTGCCCGCTGGGCCACCTGCGCTGCCTGAAAGAGATCGAACCGGAAATGGTGTTCGTCGAGCTGCGCAAGCTGCTGCACCGGCCCTGA
- a CDS encoding branched-chain amino acid transaminase: MSMADRDGKIWMDGKLIEWRDAKIHVLTHTLHYGMGVFEGVRAYKTPEGTAIFRLKEHTRRLFNSAKIFQMAMPFDEATLEAATREVVRANNLESCYIRPIVWIGSEKLGVSAKGNTIHVAIAAWPWGAYLGEEGMERGIRVKTSSFTRHHVNVSLVRAKASGYYINSILANQEATGLGYDEALLLDTDGYVSEGSGENVFIVRNGVIYTPDLASCLDGITRDATLTIARDLGIEVREKRITRDEMYCADEAFFTGTAAEVTPIRELDDRIIGEGRRGPVTKQIQDAFFAAVGGTDEKYKKWLTLV, from the coding sequence ATGTCGATGGCGGATCGCGACGGCAAGATTTGGATGGACGGCAAGCTGATCGAGTGGCGCGACGCCAAGATCCACGTGCTGACGCATACGCTGCACTACGGCATGGGCGTGTTCGAGGGCGTGCGCGCCTACAAGACCCCGGAAGGCACCGCCATCTTCCGCCTGAAGGAGCACACCCGCCGCCTGTTCAATTCGGCCAAGATCTTCCAGATGGCGATGCCGTTCGACGAGGCCACGTTGGAAGCCGCCACCCGCGAAGTGGTGCGCGCCAACAACCTGGAATCCTGCTACATCCGCCCGATCGTGTGGATCGGCTCGGAAAAGCTGGGCGTCTCGGCCAAGGGCAACACCATCCACGTCGCCATCGCCGCGTGGCCGTGGGGCGCCTACCTGGGCGAGGAAGGCATGGAGCGCGGCATCCGCGTGAAGACCTCTTCGTTCACCCGCCACCACGTCAACGTGTCGCTGGTGCGCGCCAAGGCCAGCGGCTACTACATCAACTCGATCCTGGCCAACCAGGAGGCGACCGGCCTGGGCTACGACGAAGCGCTGCTGCTCGACACCGACGGCTACGTCAGCGAAGGCTCGGGCGAGAACGTCTTCATCGTGCGCAACGGCGTGATCTACACCCCGGACCTGGCCTCGTGCCTGGACGGCATCACCCGCGACGCCACCCTGACCATCGCGCGCGACCTGGGCATCGAAGTGCGCGAGAAGCGCATCACCCGCGACGAGATGTACTGCGCCGACGAAGCCTTCTTCACCGGCACCGCCGCCGAGGTCACGCCGATCCGCGAGCTGGACGACCGCATCATCGGCGAAGGGCGCCGCGGCCCGGTGACCAAGCAGATCCAGGACGCCTTCTTTGCCGCCGTCGGCGGCACCGACGAAAAGTACAAGAAGTGGCTGACGCTGGTGTGA
- a CDS encoding YybH family protein produces the protein MPRFARLFDSAEDIVDAFREALKLRDAEGALRLWLDEDSITCVLPDGQRLIGHEQLRQAFSQLLEEQPVLVDAIETSSHASMAVSIFDVTEALRFGSDRVEADLYVHTTYVLMQNHEGWRLAHIHCSPANAVQVAAVAATPGQALH, from the coding sequence ATGCCTCGCTTTGCCCGCCTGTTCGATTCCGCCGAAGACATCGTCGACGCTTTCCGCGAAGCGCTGAAGCTGCGCGACGCCGAAGGCGCGCTGCGCCTGTGGCTGGACGAAGACTCGATCACCTGCGTGCTGCCCGACGGGCAGCGCCTGATCGGCCACGAGCAGCTGCGCCAGGCCTTCTCGCAGCTGCTGGAAGAACAGCCGGTGCTGGTCGACGCCATCGAAACCAGCAGCCATGCGTCGATGGCCGTGTCGATCTTCGACGTGACCGAGGCGCTGCGCTTTGGCAGCGACCGCGTCGAGGCCGACCTGTACGTGCACACCACCTACGTGCTGATGCAGAACCACGAAGGCTGGCGCCTGGCCCACATCCATTGCAGCCCGGCCAACGCGGTGCAGGTTGCCGCCGTGGCCGCCACGCCGGGCCAGGCGCTGCACTGA
- a CDS encoding YheT family hydrolase encodes MTQLPHHRLPYAIQADPDSAHGYGEGTPMPWWLRGGHAQTIIPARFTRRPPRVGFRRERWATPDQDFIDLDWTTHAVQADTPLVVMFHGLEGDSGSHYAQALMHALSLRGWQGVIPHFRGCSGELNLAPRFYHSGDSAEIRWVLERMRQHHCAGGRKLLVVGISLGGNALLRMLGEDGSGAAYVHAAAAISAPLDLAAGGAALSAGFNLVYTRMFLQTLKRKSLAKLEQFPGLFDRDAMLASRDLYAFDNVVTAPLHGFADTDDYWRRAASKPVLRDIAVPTLVLNARNDPFLPARHLPGPADASAQVWLEQPEHGGHVGFMTPPAGWRRHLPLQADGRFGGHIEWLPARILKFFDSMM; translated from the coding sequence ATGACGCAGCTTCCGCACCACCGCCTGCCCTACGCGATCCAGGCAGATCCCGACAGCGCGCACGGCTATGGCGAGGGCACGCCGATGCCCTGGTGGCTGCGCGGCGGCCACGCCCAGACCATCATCCCCGCGCGCTTCACGCGCCGCCCGCCGCGCGTCGGCTTTCGCCGCGAACGCTGGGCCACGCCCGACCAGGACTTCATCGACCTCGACTGGACCACCCACGCGGTGCAGGCGGATACGCCGCTGGTGGTGATGTTCCACGGCCTCGAGGGCGACTCCGGCAGCCACTACGCGCAGGCGCTGATGCATGCGCTGTCGCTGCGCGGCTGGCAGGGCGTGATCCCGCATTTCCGCGGCTGCTCGGGCGAACTCAACCTGGCGCCGCGCTTCTACCACTCCGGCGATTCGGCCGAGATCCGCTGGGTGCTCGAGCGCATGCGCCAGCACCACTGCGCCGGCGGCCGCAAGCTGCTGGTGGTGGGGATCTCGCTCGGCGGCAATGCGTTGCTGCGCATGCTGGGCGAAGACGGCAGCGGTGCCGCTTACGTGCACGCGGCCGCGGCGATTTCCGCACCGCTGGACCTGGCTGCCGGCGGCGCGGCGCTGTCGGCCGGCTTCAACCTGGTCTACACGCGCATGTTCCTGCAGACGCTCAAGCGCAAGTCGCTGGCCAAGCTGGAGCAGTTCCCGGGCCTGTTCGACCGCGACGCCATGCTGGCCAGCCGCGACCTGTACGCCTTCGACAACGTCGTCACCGCCCCGCTGCACGGCTTTGCCGATACCGACGACTACTGGCGCCGCGCCGCCAGCAAACCCGTGCTGCGCGACATTGCCGTGCCCACGCTGGTGCTGAACGCGCGCAACGATCCCTTCCTGCCGGCGCGGCACCTGCCCGGCCCCGCCGACGCCAGCGCGCAGGTCTGGCTGGAACAGCCCGAGCACGGCGGCCATGTCGGCTTCATGACGCCGCCCGCGGGCTGGCGCCGACACCTGCCGCTGCAGGCCGACGGCCGCTTCGGCGGCCATATCGAATGGCTGCCGGCACGGATCCTGAAATTCTTCGACAGCATGATGTAA
- the moaC gene encoding cyclic pyranopterin monophosphate synthase MoaC: protein MTQLTHFDTAGQAHMVDVGDKASTHRVAVATGTITMQPATFALVRDGSAKKGDVIGIARVAAIMATKRTADLIPLCHPIGLTKVAVEFALDEASATIACTVRTETRGQTGVEMEALTGVQVALLTIYDMCKAVDRGMVIGNVKLLEKHGGKSGDWVAAG from the coding sequence ATGACCCAGCTCACCCATTTCGACACCGCCGGACAAGCCCACATGGTCGACGTCGGCGACAAGGCCAGCACCCATCGCGTCGCGGTCGCCACCGGCACCATCACCATGCAGCCCGCCACCTTCGCGCTGGTGCGCGACGGCAGCGCCAAGAAGGGGGACGTGATCGGCATCGCCCGCGTGGCAGCGATCATGGCCACCAAGCGCACCGCCGACCTGATCCCGCTGTGCCACCCCATCGGCCTGACCAAGGTGGCGGTCGAGTTCGCGCTGGACGAGGCCAGCGCCACCATCGCCTGCACCGTGCGCACCGAGACCCGCGGCCAGACCGGCGTGGAAATGGAGGCCCTGACCGGCGTGCAGGTCGCGCTGCTGACGATCTACGACATGTGCAAGGCGGTGGACCGGGGGATGGTGATCGGCAATGTGAAGCTGCTGGAAAAGCATGGCGGCAAGTCGGGCGACTGGGTGGCGGCGGGCTGA
- a CDS encoding DUF2946 family protein — MDDIVRQAMARWPNVPNAYGWLTLDRRGQWRLRNEYAQQHGLSGDPIRHEALIGFIERNYQCDERGCWYFQNGPQRVFVTLGYAPWIVRLHQGALQTTTGQAFTLQACFADEHGNVVLAGTVAGMAPGTAPALQAALLHDHDLEQFSGASTWHGEACGADLGVFHHDGRDLPIEPIAESEVPKRFGFVRQPAAPAG, encoded by the coding sequence ATGGACGACATCGTCAGGCAGGCCATGGCACGCTGGCCCAACGTGCCCAATGCCTATGGCTGGCTCACGCTGGACCGCCGCGGGCAGTGGCGCCTGCGCAATGAATACGCGCAGCAGCACGGGCTCTCGGGCGACCCCATCCGCCATGAGGCGCTGATCGGCTTTATCGAGCGCAACTACCAGTGCGACGAGCGCGGCTGCTGGTATTTCCAGAACGGGCCGCAGCGCGTGTTCGTGACGCTGGGCTATGCGCCGTGGATCGTGCGGCTGCACCAGGGCGCGCTGCAGACCACCACGGGACAGGCCTTCACGCTGCAGGCCTGCTTTGCCGACGAGCACGGCAACGTGGTGCTGGCGGGGACCGTCGCCGGCATGGCGCCGGGCACCGCGCCGGCCTTGCAGGCGGCGCTGCTGCACGACCACGACCTGGAGCAGTTCAGCGGCGCCAGCACCTGGCATGGCGAAGCCTGCGGCGCCGACCTGGGCGTGTTCCACCACGACGGCCGCGACCTGCCGATCGAGCCGATTGCCGAGAGCGAGGTGCCGAAGCGCTTCGGCTTCGTGCGCCAGCCGGCGGCGCCGGCCGGCTGA
- a CDS encoding Bug family tripartite tricarboxylate transporter substrate binding protein, giving the protein MPNSSRLLPRLSFRSAASVAALCAAAIGTASLPAHAQGEWPTQPVTILMGFTAGSGVDIVGRTLQESLQKSLKTTIVYDYRPGAGGNVASEVVAHAKPDGYTLLLGTAATHGINPALYKTLPFDADADFTPIAPLVEVSNVLTVNPAVLDVKSVREFIEKVKANPGKYNFASTGNGTGTHLAFAEFNARAGLDMVHVPYKGGPDALQAVVKGEVCCIFNQVQSVLPQFRAGKVRLLGVTTKQRVQVIPDVPTIAESGLPGFNSTIWFGLFGPRGLDPKIARKVNDAVRVALETPAIRQKLIDAGNTPRVETVDQFKATVKADRQKWAGVVKTVGASID; this is encoded by the coding sequence ATGCCCAACTCGTCCCGCCTGCTTCCGCGCTTGTCCTTCCGTTCCGCCGCCAGCGTGGCCGCGCTGTGCGCCGCCGCCATCGGCACGGCCAGCCTGCCCGCCCACGCGCAGGGCGAATGGCCGACGCAGCCGGTGACGATCCTGATGGGCTTCACCGCCGGCTCGGGCGTCGACATCGTCGGCCGCACGCTGCAGGAATCGCTGCAGAAGTCGCTGAAGACCACCATCGTCTATGACTACCGGCCGGGCGCCGGCGGCAACGTCGCCTCCGAGGTGGTGGCGCACGCCAAGCCGGACGGCTACACGCTGCTGCTCGGCACCGCTGCCACGCACGGCATCAACCCGGCGCTGTACAAGACCCTGCCGTTCGATGCCGACGCCGATTTCACCCCGATCGCGCCGCTGGTCGAGGTCTCCAACGTGCTGACCGTCAACCCGGCGGTGCTCGACGTCAAGTCGGTCAGGGAATTCATCGAGAAGGTCAAGGCCAATCCGGGCAAGTACAACTTTGCCTCCACCGGCAACGGCACCGGCACGCACCTGGCGTTTGCCGAGTTCAACGCGCGCGCCGGTCTGGACATGGTGCACGTGCCCTACAAGGGCGGCCCCGATGCGCTGCAGGCGGTGGTGAAGGGCGAGGTCTGCTGCATCTTCAACCAGGTGCAGAGCGTGCTGCCGCAGTTCCGCGCCGGCAAGGTGCGCCTGCTGGGCGTGACCACCAAGCAGCGCGTGCAGGTGATTCCCGATGTGCCGACCATTGCCGAAAGCGGCCTGCCCGGCTTCAACAGCACCATCTGGTTCGGCCTGTTCGGGCCCAGGGGGCTGGACCCGAAGATCGCGCGCAAGGTCAATGACGCGGTCAGGGTGGCGCTGGAAACGCCGGCGATCCGCCAGAAGCTGATCGATGCCGGCAACACGCCGCGGGTCGAGACCGTGGACCAGTTCAAGGCCACGGTGAAGGCCGACCGCCAGAAGTGGGCGGGCGTGGTCAAGACCGTGGGCGCTTCGATCGACTGA
- a CDS encoding DEAD/DEAH box helicase, protein MPSSPHSSPDRQPDAPPDAPGTPEADWRQALDALRALAGTDPATAQGAAAPTRRLLWALTLDADGAPGTIEPLEQVRGPKGWGKPRPVPLARIAEDERLEPWDARVARAIRRDASHHRRYVLDRAMALMALAGHPGVVLTHAPTQTLDVVEDAPALEAVRSAGRYVLRLFPPVREAPALEGLLPAAARQEAEALRQFTLLRDGPHRLRLVRYTPAQFEAARLIGNGLAVPEEGHARLDQTLRALAGQFQIQADAAAGSRAVEAEARLRAEVAPVGRGISLRLVVTPLGPLGPRLAPGAGRERLMATVRGETLSTQRDLDAELASVAEVFAALPQLVALSPPGGEYTWTLDDPEDALAVVEALPALPAVQAVEWPRGKELRVLPADLPQLGVQIESRGAWYKLAGELRVAEGLVLELGKLIDWTGSHAGRFVPMGQGVYVALTQVLRGRLRDLAGVGERVPDGIRVPQMATPWLDDVLAGAGVDPDAHFRTRIARLRAARESEIALPATLAAELRPYQEAGYRWAMTLAASGLGACLADDMGLGKTLQALALLVARAGGGAALVIAPTSVCGNWAAEARRFAPTLNVHVYAEGDRDALLAQAGPHDLVIVSYTLLQQASRDFCARAWHTVVADEAQAFKNAVTRRAQAMFALPSDFRMALTGTPVENRLAELWSVMRFCNPGLLGSLARFNEHFANPIERAGSREARLRLRRMIAPFVLRRTKAQVLDELPPRTELVIRVEPEPVEAAHYEALRRQAQTEAEAALARVEAARKATRDAPAGARARALAQAQHQAQARLHVLAQLMRLRRAACDPRLVTPEVSGQLSEGAKVRAFVELASGLAASGHKTLVFSQFVDFLQLLRQGLERAGLALQYLDGATPAAERTRRVAAFQAGAGDVFLISLKAGGYGLNLTAADYVIIADPWWNPAAEDQAMGRAHRIGQQRPVTVYRLINAGTIEERIVELHRDKRALADGLLEADDDHAAGIGAPLPDVDELVGLLRR, encoded by the coding sequence GTGCCTTCGAGCCCACATTCCAGCCCCGATCGTCAGCCCGACGCACCACCGGACGCCCCTGGCACGCCGGAGGCAGACTGGCGGCAGGCGCTGGATGCGCTGCGCGCCCTTGCCGGCACCGACCCGGCCACCGCGCAAGGTGCGGCGGCACCGACCCGGCGCTTGCTGTGGGCCCTGACCCTGGACGCCGACGGCGCGCCCGGCACGATCGAGCCGCTCGAGCAGGTGCGCGGCCCCAAGGGCTGGGGCAAGCCCCGCCCGGTGCCGCTGGCGCGCATCGCCGAGGACGAGCGGCTCGAGCCATGGGATGCGCGCGTGGCGCGCGCCATCCGCCGCGATGCCTCGCATCACCGCCGCTACGTGCTCGACCGCGCCATGGCGCTGATGGCGCTGGCCGGGCACCCGGGCGTGGTGCTGACCCATGCGCCCACGCAGACATTGGACGTGGTCGAGGACGCGCCCGCGCTGGAGGCCGTGCGCAGTGCCGGCCGCTACGTGCTGCGGCTGTTCCCGCCGGTGCGCGAGGCGCCGGCGCTGGAGGGACTGTTGCCCGCCGCCGCGCGGCAGGAGGCCGAGGCGCTGCGCCAGTTCACGCTGCTGCGCGACGGCCCGCACCGGCTGCGGCTGGTCCGCTATACCCCGGCGCAGTTCGAGGCAGCGCGGCTGATCGGCAACGGCCTGGCCGTTCCCGAGGAGGGCCACGCCCGGCTCGACCAGACCCTGCGCGCGCTGGCCGGCCAGTTCCAGATCCAGGCCGATGCCGCGGCCGGCTCGCGTGCGGTCGAGGCCGAGGCCCGGCTGCGCGCCGAAGTGGCGCCGGTGGGGCGCGGCATCTCGCTGCGGCTGGTGGTGACGCCGCTGGGCCCGCTCGGGCCGCGGCTGGCGCCCGGTGCCGGGCGCGAACGGCTGATGGCGACGGTGCGCGGCGAAACCCTGTCCACGCAGCGCGACCTCGACGCGGAGCTCGCCAGCGTGGCCGAAGTCTTCGCCGCGCTGCCGCAGCTGGTGGCGCTGTCGCCGCCGGGCGGCGAGTACACCTGGACGCTGGACGATCCCGAGGATGCGCTCGCGGTGGTCGAGGCGCTGCCGGCGCTGCCCGCGGTGCAGGCGGTCGAATGGCCGCGCGGCAAGGAATTGCGCGTGCTGCCCGCCGACCTGCCGCAGCTGGGGGTGCAGATCGAAAGCCGGGGCGCCTGGTACAAGCTGGCGGGCGAGCTGCGCGTGGCCGAGGGGCTGGTGCTGGAACTGGGCAAGCTGATCGACTGGACCGGCAGCCATGCCGGGCGCTTCGTGCCGATGGGGCAGGGCGTCTACGTGGCGCTGACGCAGGTGCTGCGCGGCCGGCTGCGCGATCTTGCCGGCGTGGGCGAACGGGTGCCTGACGGCATCCGCGTGCCGCAGATGGCCACGCCGTGGCTGGACGACGTGCTGGCCGGCGCCGGCGTCGATCCCGACGCGCACTTCCGCACGCGTATCGCCCGGCTGCGCGCCGCGCGGGAGAGCGAAATCGCGCTGCCGGCCACGCTGGCGGCCGAGCTGCGCCCCTACCAGGAAGCCGGCTACCGCTGGGCCATGACGCTGGCCGCTTCCGGCCTGGGCGCCTGCCTGGCCGACGACATGGGCCTGGGCAAGACCCTGCAGGCGCTGGCGCTGCTGGTGGCGCGCGCCGGCGGCGGCGCGGCGCTGGTGATCGCGCCGACCTCGGTGTGCGGCAACTGGGCCGCCGAGGCGCGGCGCTTCGCACCCACGCTCAACGTCCACGTCTATGCCGAGGGCGATCGCGACGCGCTGCTGGCGCAGGCCGGGCCGCATGACCTGGTGATCGTCTCGTACACGCTGCTGCAGCAGGCCAGCCGCGACTTCTGCGCGCGCGCCTGGCATACCGTGGTGGCCGACGAGGCCCAGGCCTTCAAGAACGCAGTCACGCGGCGGGCGCAGGCGATGTTCGCGCTGCCGTCGGACTTCCGCATGGCGCTGACCGGCACCCCGGTAGAAAACCGGCTGGCGGAGCTGTGGTCGGTGATGCGGTTCTGCAATCCGGGCCTGCTGGGTTCGCTGGCGCGCTTCAACGAGCATTTCGCCAACCCGATCGAACGCGCCGGCAGCCGCGAGGCGCGCCTGCGGCTGCGCCGCATGATCGCGCCGTTCGTGCTGCGCCGGACCAAGGCGCAGGTGCTGGACGAACTGCCGCCGCGTACCGAGCTGGTGATCCGGGTCGAGCCCGAGCCGGTCGAAGCCGCACACTACGAGGCGCTGCGCCGCCAGGCGCAGACCGAGGCCGAGGCCGCGCTGGCGCGCGTCGAAGCCGCGCGCAAGGCCACCCGCGATGCGCCCGCCGGCGCCAGGGCGCGCGCGCTGGCGCAGGCCCAGCACCAGGCGCAGGCGCGCCTGCACGTGCTGGCGCAGCTGATGCGGCTGCGCCGCGCCGCCTGCGATCCGCGCCTGGTCACGCCTGAAGTGAGTGGGCAACTGAGCGAAGGCGCCAAGGTGCGGGCCTTCGTCGAGCTGGCCAGCGGGCTGGCCGCCAGCGGCCACAAGACCCTGGTGTTCAGCCAGTTCGTCGATTTCCTGCAGCTGCTGCGCCAGGGGCTGGAGCGCGCCGGGCTGGCGCTGCAATACCTGGACGGCGCCACGCCCGCGGCCGAGCGCACGCGCCGCGTGGCGGCGTTCCAGGCGGGCGCGGGCGATGTCTTCCTGATCAGCCTGAAGGCCGGCGGCTACGGCCTGAACCTGACCGCGGCCGACTACGTGATCATCGCCGACCCGTGGTGGAACCCCGCCGCCGAAGACCAGGCCATGGGCCGCGCGCACCGCATCGGCCAGCAGCGCCCGGTTACGGTGTACCGGCTGATCAATGCGGGCACCATCGAGGAGCGCATCGTCGAGCTGCACCGCGACAAGCGCGCGCTCGCCGACGGCCTGCTGGAGGCCGACGACGACCACGCCGCGGGTATCGGCGCGCCGCTGCCGGATGTCGACGAACTGGTGGGGCTGCTGCGGCGCTGA
- a CDS encoding zinc-finger domain-containing protein — protein sequence MTQTATIIEIGAEDIPLHCPTANTPAWNYHPRVFLDVADTGEAKCPYCGTVYKLKPGTVLKGHH from the coding sequence ATGACGCAAACCGCGACCATCATCGAAATCGGCGCCGAAGACATTCCGCTGCACTGCCCGACCGCCAACACCCCGGCCTGGAACTACCATCCGCGCGTGTTTCTCGACGTGGCCGACACCGGCGAAGCCAAGTGCCCGTACTGCGGCACCGTGTACAAGCTCAAGCCGGGCACCGTGCTGAAGGGCCACCACTGA
- a CDS encoding M48 family metalloprotease, producing MPKHPSLRSSAASGRGAVADAVPAGSASHREAGSHRRAGGAWAPWRRPLAALLALTFAAPAWPQGTPRPASAPATPVAAPRAPAPASSAEAADQVYDNLNRSVKAGQKSEFGLRTNNAVVEAGGVQLPDLGDPSTASLSPDMEKRLGDRIMRDIRRDPLYVPDPLLSDYLNALGYRLVQAARRQNISGSTGAGTFATGFDLFAVRDRSINAFALPGGYIGVHTGLLVQSDTESELASVLGHEIGHVMQRHIARGITQQDQSMWIALASMVLAGLAATRSPDAAAALAMGGQGAAIANQLSFSRGAEREADRVGFQILTAAGFDPQGMPDFFMRLQRAAGTAENSVPSYVRTHPLTSERIADMQDRVSHASQRKVPNTPEYEFARMRARVIQEASPSDLQNLRAALRTQLAGASALRAPAVHYALAFVEQRLRRYPAAEQELAEARRLYGNIPGASSGSPMLDVMAVELARAQGRVPEALAQASASMKAFPLSHAVAVVYAETLIGSGRHDEAVRFLRERTRQETGRSEWWEMLARAYAGQGKRLQQHQALAEKYAMDGAYQAAIEQLQIARKAGDGDFYTLSEVDARLHQLERQYREDKQDNKGMPN from the coding sequence ATGCCAAAACACCCATCGCTTCGCAGCTCTGCCGCATCTGGCCGTGGCGCCGTGGCGGATGCCGTTCCTGCCGGTTCCGCGTCACATCGCGAAGCCGGCAGCCACCGCCGCGCCGGCGGCGCCTGGGCGCCATGGCGGCGGCCGCTGGCGGCGCTGCTGGCGCTGACGTTCGCGGCACCGGCGTGGCCACAGGGTACGCCGCGCCCGGCATCGGCGCCAGCGACGCCGGTGGCAGCGCCCCGTGCGCCGGCGCCCGCCAGCTCGGCCGAGGCCGCGGACCAGGTTTACGACAACCTGAACCGCAGCGTGAAGGCGGGCCAGAAATCCGAGTTCGGCCTGCGCACCAACAACGCGGTGGTGGAGGCCGGCGGCGTGCAGCTACCTGACCTCGGCGACCCGTCGACCGCGTCGCTGTCGCCCGACATGGAAAAACGCCTGGGTGACCGCATCATGCGCGATATCCGGCGCGATCCGCTGTACGTGCCGGATCCGCTGCTGTCCGACTACCTGAACGCGCTCGGCTACCGGCTGGTGCAGGCGGCGCGGCGGCAGAACATCTCCGGCTCGACCGGCGCCGGCACCTTCGCCACCGGCTTCGACCTGTTCGCGGTGCGCGACCGCAGCATCAACGCCTTTGCGCTGCCGGGCGGCTATATCGGCGTGCATACCGGGCTGCTGGTGCAGTCCGATACCGAATCCGAGCTGGCCTCGGTGCTGGGCCATGAAATCGGCCACGTGATGCAGCGACATATCGCGCGCGGCATCACCCAGCAGGACCAGTCGATGTGGATCGCGCTGGCGTCGATGGTGCTGGCGGGGCTGGCCGCGACGCGCAGCCCGGATGCGGCGGCGGCGCTGGCGATGGGCGGGCAGGGCGCCGCCATCGCCAACCAGCTGTCGTTCTCGCGCGGCGCCGAGCGCGAGGCCGACCGTGTCGGCTTCCAGATCCTGACCGCGGCGGGCTTCGATCCGCAGGGCATGCCCGATTTCTTCATGCGGCTGCAGCGCGCCGCGGGCACCGCCGAGAACTCGGTGCCGTCCTATGTGCGCACCCACCCGCTGACCTCCGAGCGCATCGCCGACATGCAGGACCGCGTCAGCCACGCCAGCCAGCGCAAGGTGCCCAACACGCCCGAATACGAGTTCGCGCGCATGCGCGCCCGCGTGATCCAGGAAGCGTCGCCGAGCGACCTGCAGAACCTGCGCGCGGCGCTGCGCACGCAGCTGGCCGGGGCGTCGGCGCTGCGCGCGCCGGCGGTGCACTACGCGCTGGCGTTCGTCGAGCAGCGCCTGCGCCGCTATCCGGCCGCCGAACAGGAACTGGCCGAAGCCCGCCGGCTGTACGGCAACATCCCCGGCGCCAGCTCGGGCAGCCCGATGCTCGACGTGATGGCGGTGGAACTGGCGCGCGCGCAGGGCCGCGTGCCCGAGGCGCTGGCGCAGGCCAGCGCGTCGATGAAGGCCTTCCCGCTGTCGCACGCGGTGGCGGTGGTCTATGCCGAGACCCTGATCGGCTCCGGCCGCCATGACGAAGCGGTGCGCTTCCTGCGCGAGCGCACGCGCCAGGAGACCGGCCGCAGCGAATGGTGGGAGATGCTGGCGCGCGCCTACGCCGGCCAGGGCAAGCGGCTGCAGCAGCACCAGGCGCTGGCCGAAAAGTATGCGATGGACGGCGCCTACCAGGCCGCCATCGAACAGCTGCAGATCGCGCGCAAGGCCGGCGACGGCGATTTCTATACGCTGTCCGAGGTCGACGCGCGCCTGCACCAGCTGGAGCGCCAGTACCGCGAGGACAAGCAGGACAACAAGGGCATGCCGAACTGA